From Methylopila sp. M107, a single genomic window includes:
- a CDS encoding beta-ribofuranosylaminobenzene 5'-phosphate synthase family protein, with amino-acid sequence MTSTSPDPRANRRYRTPRALRVTAPGRLHIGFLDLNGSVGRRFGSLGLALENPTTSLLLETAEKLTAEGPDAERALEAVERLAEADFSIDERIRIVVEKALPPHSGLGSGTQLGLAAGVAASILSGRALPPAKVAALLGRGMRSSIGLGAFEGGGVLLDGGQPVGTARNEHRPPPLLSRVPIPESWRILLIYDPARSGLSGEAETKAMQGLPEFPEALSEKLCRLTLMAAMPAAAEGDADGFGRAVGEIQRRLGDHFAQFQGGRFTSPDVAEALALIEADGVPGVGQSSWGPTGFAVFGKAQAAEEAAEALSRRFAASTGLVFDVVRGNNHGATIQDVVHSEEE; translated from the coding sequence ATGACATCGACCTCCCCAGACCCGCGGGCGAACCGCCGATACCGGACGCCCCGCGCCCTTCGCGTCACCGCGCCCGGCCGCCTGCACATCGGATTCCTCGACCTCAACGGCTCCGTCGGCCGCCGCTTCGGCAGCCTCGGCCTCGCGCTCGAGAACCCGACGACGTCGCTGCTGCTTGAGACCGCCGAGAAGCTCACGGCCGAGGGCCCCGACGCAGAGCGCGCGCTGGAGGCGGTCGAGCGGCTGGCCGAGGCCGACTTCTCGATCGACGAGCGCATCCGCATCGTGGTCGAGAAGGCGCTGCCTCCGCATTCCGGCCTCGGCTCCGGCACCCAGCTCGGGCTTGCGGCCGGCGTCGCGGCCAGCATTCTCTCGGGGCGCGCGCTGCCTCCCGCAAAGGTCGCGGCGCTGCTCGGGCGCGGCATGCGCTCCTCGATCGGGCTCGGCGCCTTCGAGGGCGGCGGCGTCCTGCTCGACGGCGGCCAGCCGGTCGGGACCGCTCGCAACGAGCATCGCCCGCCGCCGCTTCTGTCGCGCGTGCCCATCCCCGAGAGCTGGCGCATCCTGCTGATCTACGACCCCGCCCGCAGCGGCCTCAGCGGCGAGGCCGAGACCAAGGCGATGCAGGGCCTGCCCGAATTCCCCGAGGCGCTGTCGGAAAAACTCTGCCGGCTGACGCTGATGGCCGCGATGCCGGCCGCCGCCGAAGGCGACGCCGACGGCTTCGGGCGCGCGGTCGGCGAGATCCAGCGCCGGCTCGGCGACCATTTCGCGCAGTTCCAGGGCGGCCGCTTCACGAGCCCCGACGTCGCGGAAGCGCTCGCGCTGATCGAGGCGGACGGCGTGCCGGGCGTCGGCCAGAGTTCCTGGGGGCCGACCGGCTTCGCCGTGTTCGGCAAGGCGCAAGCGGCCGAAGAGGCGGCCGAGGCGCTGTCGCGGCGTTTCGCCGCCAGCACGGGTCTGGTGTTCGACGTCGTCCGCGGCAACAACCACGGCGCGACCATCCAGGACGTCGTCCATTCGGAAGAAGAATAG
- a CDS encoding 4a-hydroxytetrahydrobiopterin dehydratase — MAGEKATTVIPEDQVKARLAAELPKWRLEDGWIRRTYKTASWKSTLMVINTVGHLAEAAWHHPDITASYAWVEVRLVSHDAKGITDRDFSLAKKIEEVIQWQPGEEGVGLEGTPQGDMRFAYVKYD; from the coding sequence ATGGCTGGTGAAAAAGCCACAACCGTCATTCCCGAAGATCAGGTCAAGGCGCGGCTCGCCGCCGAGCTGCCCAAGTGGCGGCTCGAGGACGGCTGGATCCGCCGGACCTACAAGACCGCGAGCTGGAAGAGCACGCTGATGGTGATCAACACCGTCGGCCACCTCGCCGAGGCCGCATGGCACCACCCCGACATCACGGCGTCCTACGCCTGGGTCGAGGTGCGGCTCGTTTCGCACGACGCCAAGGGAATCACCGACCGCGACTTCTCGCTCGCGAAGAAGATCGAAGAGGTGATCCAGTGGCAGCCGGGCGAGGAAGGCGTCGGCCTCGAGGGCACGCCGCAGGGCGACATGCGCTTCGCCTATGTGAAGTATGACTGA
- a CDS encoding NAD(P)-dependent methylenetetrahydromethanopterin dehydrogenase produces the protein MSDAEPILHMFTPLGKTSPFDVNMAVDAGFKTIAYYTGVELKDVVPLTQDAMFSRSPDDAKRTVLFFGGKDASLALDQMAAAASALFPPFEISLFADPSGAFTTAAAMIAEVEQELRKTRPDGLKGVKVQVYGATGIIGGIAAVIAAQAGAEVTIVSHLVIEDVEAKAIDSKKRFGVKLHCAVAKNDEEKKALVADVEVILTCASAGIEVISTAVLEAATKLLVAADINAVPPNGVSGVDSHADGVKLPHGVGIGALTIGQTKYQVQHQILKRIRDSDKALQVGIIEAYELARQLTA, from the coding sequence ATGTCCGACGCCGAACCGATCCTCCACATGTTCACGCCGCTCGGCAAGACGAGCCCGTTCGACGTGAACATGGCGGTCGACGCGGGCTTCAAGACCATCGCCTACTACACGGGCGTCGAGCTGAAGGACGTCGTGCCGCTGACCCAGGACGCGATGTTCTCGCGCTCGCCGGACGACGCCAAGCGCACCGTTCTGTTCTTCGGCGGCAAGGACGCGAGCCTCGCGCTCGACCAGATGGCGGCGGCGGCGAGCGCGCTGTTCCCGCCCTTCGAGATTTCGCTGTTCGCCGACCCCTCGGGCGCCTTCACCACCGCCGCCGCCATGATCGCCGAGGTCGAGCAGGAACTGCGGAAGACGCGGCCCGACGGCCTCAAGGGCGTGAAGGTCCAGGTCTACGGCGCGACCGGCATCATCGGCGGCATCGCGGCCGTGATCGCGGCGCAGGCCGGCGCCGAAGTGACGATCGTCAGCCACCTCGTCATCGAGGACGTCGAGGCCAAGGCGATCGATTCGAAGAAGCGTTTTGGGGTGAAGCTCCACTGCGCTGTTGCGAAGAACGACGAGGAGAAGAAGGCGCTCGTCGCGGACGTCGAGGTGATCCTCACCTGCGCGTCCGCCGGCATCGAGGTGATCTCGACCGCCGTGCTGGAAGCCGCGACGAAGCTTTTGGTCGCGGCCGACATCAACGCCGTGCCGCCGAACGGCGTCTCGGGCGTCGATTCGCATGCGGACGGCGTGAAGCTGCCGCATGGCGTCGGCATCGGGGCGCTGACGATCGGCCAGACCAAGTACCAGGTGCAGCACCAGATCCTGAAGCGCATCCGCGACAGCGACAAAGCCCTCCAGGTCGGCATCATCGAGGCCTATGAGCTCGCCCGACAGCTCACGGCCTGA
- a CDS encoding ATP-grasp domain-containing protein, giving the protein MWLSKRAGASGGAHIRSGDRIPPTKGRYLQAFVPGRAVSALFLADGRSARIVGFSEQWADHTHRAPFRYGGAVGPIALPAPLGETIASALDRIVAATALTGLASADMIVSDDGASFHLLEINPRPGATLDVFDHDETSLLRLHIEACAGRLPAALPSPAEARAAAVVYAERPVQIVTLRRPLWTADWPSCDETLPAGAPVCTALASAPTPAEAYARVTERRAALLASLRDLARSPTNAMVPA; this is encoded by the coding sequence GTGTGGCTCTCCAAGCGCGCCGGCGCGTCGGGCGGCGCGCATATCCGGTCCGGAGACCGCATCCCGCCGACCAAAGGCCGCTACCTGCAGGCCTTCGTCCCCGGCCGCGCCGTCTCGGCGCTGTTCCTCGCGGACGGTCGCTCAGCCCGCATCGTCGGCTTCTCCGAGCAATGGGCCGACCACACCCATCGCGCGCCCTTCCGCTACGGCGGCGCCGTCGGTCCGATCGCCCTTCCCGCCCCGCTTGGCGAAACCATCGCGTCGGCGCTCGACCGGATCGTCGCGGCGACCGCCCTCACCGGCCTCGCCAGCGCCGACATGATCGTCTCCGACGACGGCGCCTCGTTCCACCTGCTCGAGATCAACCCCCGCCCGGGCGCGACGCTCGACGTGTTCGACCACGACGAGACCTCCCTGCTCCGCCTCCACATCGAGGCCTGCGCCGGCCGCCTGCCCGCCGCCCTGCCCTCGCCTGCCGAGGCGCGCGCGGCGGCGGTGGTCTACGCCGAACGCCCGGTCCAGATCGTCACGCTACGAAGGCCGCTCTGGACGGCGGATTGGCCTTCGTGCGACGAGACGCTTCCCGCCGGCGCGCCGGTCTGCACGGCGCTGGCCTCTGCGCCGACGCCGGCTGAGGCCTACGCGCGTGTCACGGAGCGCCGCGCCGCGCTCCTCGCCTCCCTTCGCGACCTTGCGAGGTCGCCCACGAACGCCATGGTGCCCGCATGA